A genomic region of Gossypium hirsutum isolate 1008001.06 chromosome D01, Gossypium_hirsutum_v2.1, whole genome shotgun sequence contains the following coding sequences:
- the LOC107921967 gene encoding ankyrin repeat domain-containing protein 50 codes for MTVVHGGSRGGLVFPINYEEEVSQRLVDALHGNDLKLASECLADPFVDVNFIGTVSLKSKKTEILLHEEAAHQVLVDYEEFKTEVTPLFLAAHVGNMFLVKKLLSLGANVDHKLFRGYATTAATREGHMDVLEVLLNAGACQAACEEALLESSYLGYAKLAKRLMATDMIRPQAALRAFVSACCRGFVDVVDMLIKCGVDANATDRLLLRSSKPSLYTNIDCNALSATVICRQTSIVRSLLQAGIKMDLKVRVGAWSWDIDTGEETRVGAGLADAYSITWCAVEYFEVSGSILRLLLRHISPNSLHCGRTLIHHAILCKNASAVEVLLNCGADIEFPVKTTSKTALRPIHLSAKLGFVEVLQCLIVGGCDIDSRTAFGDSALMICARYKHGDCLKVLASAGADFGLVNSAGQSASSIAGLARWNHGFQQAVQDVILAGKTPQSSNPSVFSPLMFTVHGNEIEALKKLLEKADVDLHEQDDDGNSALMIAASEGHLEAFELLLRAGANIKLSNKYGDTAISLLELNQKGDVFDQLMLEYALEDANGPIGFYALHRAVKRGDLNLVHILTSRGYDVNAFDADGYTPLMLAARGGYGGVCELLISCGAKCNIENARHETALLLARKKGYGNDAENIILNELARALVVDGSQVKKHTRGGKGSPHSKVLRMMETRGILRWGKSSRRNVICKAADVGPSEKFRWNRRRKFDVEESGMFHVVTTKNKEVHFVCDGGIQMAELWVRGIRLVTSEAIFGKQKQL; via the exons ATGACAGTAGTACACGGTGGTTCTCGCGGTGGACTGGTGTTTCCAATCAATTACGAAGAGGAGGTTTCTCAAAGACTCGTCGATGCTTTGCATGGAAATGATTTGAAGTTGGCGTCCGAGTGTTTAGCCGATCCTTTTGTGGACGTCAACTTTATTGGAACAGTGAGCTTGAAGTCCAAGAAGACTGAGATTTTGTTGCATGAAGAGGCGGCGCACCAAGTTCTTGTCGATTATGAGGAGTTTAAGACCGAAGTTACGCCcttgtttcttgctgctcatgttggaaacatgtttcTCGTTAAAAAGTTGCTG AGTCTAGGAGCTAACGTGGACCACAAATTGTTTCGAGGCTATGCTACCACAGCGGCGACCAGGGAAGGTCATATGGATGTCCTGGAGGTGCTCCTCAATGCCGGTGCTTGTCAAGCAGCATGCGAGGAGGCGTTGCTGGAGTCAAGCTACCTCGGGTATGCAAAACTCGCTAAGCGGCTAATGGCGACCGACATGATTCGCCCGCAGGCTGCCTTACGAGCATTCGTATCTGCTTGTTGCAGGGGGTTTGTTGATGTTGTTGACATGCTTATCAAG TGTGGAGTAGATGCCAATGCAACTGATAGGCTGCTTCTTCGATCTTCCAAGCCTTCTCTATACACAAATATCGACTGCAATGCACTATCTGCCACTGTCATTTGTAGACAGACCTCTATTGTTAGATCACTTTTGCAG GCTGGCATCAAGATGGACTTAAAAGTGAGGGTTGGAGCCTGGTCTTGGGATATTGATACAGGCGAAGAAACTAGGGTCGGTGCCGGACTAGCTGATGCTTATTCCATCACATGGTGCGCTGTCGAGTACTTTGAAGTCAGTGGTTCCATCTTGCGGTTGCTGCTTCGACACATCTCCCCAAACAGCCTTCACTGTGGCAGGACCCTCATCCACCATGCCATCTTATGTAAGAATGCATCAGCTGTTGAAGTGCTTCTGAATTGCGGTGCCGACATAGAATTTCCAGTTAAAACAACTTCCAAAACAGCATTACGCCCCATACATTTGTCTGCGAAACTAGGATTTGTTGAAGTTCTTCAATGCCTAATTGTAGGTGGTTGTGATATCGATTCTCGAACAGCTTTTGGAGATTCCGCGCTTATGATTTGTGCTAGATACAAACATGGGGACTGCCTTAAAGTACTGGCCTCAGCTGGGGCTGACTTTGGATTGGTAAACTCCGCTGGCCAAAGTGCAAGCTCCATTGCAGGGTTAGCCAGATGGAATCATGGCTTCCAGCAAGCAGTTCAAGATGTGATTCTAGCCGGGAAGACACCTCAATCAAGCAACCCCTCTGTATTTTCTCCTTTGATGTTCACCGTCCATGGAAATGAGATTGAAGCTTTGAAGAAACTCCTTGAAAAGGCAGATGTTGATCTTCATGAACAAGATGACGATGGAAATTCAGCTCTGATGATTGCTGCATCAGAAGGCCATTTGGAAGCCTTTGAGTTGCTTCTTCGTGCTGGTGCTAATATAAAGTTGTCTAACAAATACGGTGATACTGCCATAAGCTTATTGGAGTTAAACCAGAAGGGCGATGTATTCGACCAGCTAATGCTGGAGTATGCACTTGAAGACGCAAATGGTCCCATTGGGTTTTATGCTCTACACCGTGCGGTAAAACGCGGAGACTTGAATTTGGTTCACATATTAACTAGTAGAGGCTACGATGTTAATGCATTCGATGCTGATGGATACACTCCACTAATGCTAGCAGCAAGAGGAGGTTATGGTGGAGTCTGTGAGCTTCTAATCTCTTGTGGTGCAAAATGCAACATCGAAAACGCAAGGCACGAAACAGCTCTATTGCTTGCGAGGAAAAAAGGGTATGGAAACGATGCGGAAAATATCATTCTGAATGAGCTTGCTCGAGCTCTGGTTGTGGATGGAAGCCAAGTGAAGAAGCACACTAGGGGTGGTAAAGGATCACCTCATAGCAAAGTACTGAGGATGATGGAGACCAGAGGCATTCTGCGATGGGGCAAATCAAGTAGGAGAAATGTGATATGCAAAGCAGCGGATGTCGGTCCAAGTGAAAAATTCCGATGGAACCGGAGAAGGAAGTTCGATGTGGAAGAATCGGGAATGTTCCATGTGGTGACTACAAAGAACAAGGAGGTGCATTTCGTGTGTGATGGTGGGATTCAAATGGCTGAACTGTGGGTGAGAGGGATTCGACTTGTGACAAGTGAAGCCATTTTTGGCAAACAAAAACAACTGTAA